The following proteins come from a genomic window of Aspergillus luchuensis IFO 4308 DNA, chromosome 3, nearly complete sequence:
- a CDS encoding SH3 domain protein (COG:T;~EggNog:ENOG410PRID;~InterPro:IPR001452,IPR036028;~PFAM:PF07653,PF00018,PF14604;~TransMembrane:1 (o191-212i);~go_function: GO:0005515 - protein binding [Evidence IEA]) gives MVHAHAHRDRVPHLKGRSPDNDAVTVVYVTMSADFDGPVGGYVTGSKTSSESSKNTAVGIGAPVKASKSSSTAKETETAETTEAAATQTKAETHATATKTAETAETEITTAPQPTTTEATKETQSTSQDETTSANRTTFQTSTSSAMSSDSSSVSSQGKAGLESSDVTGSSASASATAVSGSEGLSGGAKAGIAIGVILAVGLVAGLVLLWVRKKKQEQKIQKEVAEDEKFWGSDPVAPPPPPPKPEPKSSLEPPQLQVRPVTQFAPFASEFSAGAGSGGPSTVAADAAVASGAVVASGAAGTRNLTGNTSPVHTPQSSTASANPFNDPINPFNHPSEVSPPSTSHGSVTQLGSVPEESAAADPAAETATATGIAVTGVVAGAAVAAVAASSASDKELPIRPESSISSVSSESNSTNTGPDGPSNANAAPASAAPAVSPVHSTEAAGPVPVPVPVPVPASAPAPAPAPSNVHRVHLDFAPSMADELELHAGDLVRLLHEYDDGWALCTRMDRSQQGVVPRSCLSSRPLMPRMGPPPGAAPGPRGPNSPMPAGNMMPAGNMMPMPRFYPQEGRPMSPARPMSPARPMSPARPMSPARPMSPARPMSPARPMPPAHPGYAGPPQPQPYTQRPMSPAQFPQPPRSFSPGPGPMVPRSLSPGPYGPPGMQGPRMPVNQRMRSNSTGGVAGANARMTGLSGPSPLGTPLGPTSMHLASLHPSVNAAPASATIETVAPEHSHE, from the coding sequence ATGGTGCATGCGCATGCGCACCGGGACCGTGTGCCCCATTTGAAGGGTCGAAGCCCGGATAATGATGCGGTGACAGTGGTCTATGTGACAATGAGTGCGGATTTTGATGGTCCTGTTGGAGGCTATGTCACGGGAAGCAAGACTTCCTCAGAAAGCAGCAAGAACACAGCTGTTGGTATCGGCGCTCCTGTTAAGGCATCGAAATCGTCCTCGACAGCAAAAGAGACCGAGACGGCCGAGACCACtgaggcagcagcaacacagaCAAAGGCTGAGACTCATGCTACCGCCACGAAGACTGCTGAGACCGCTGAGACCGAAATCACAACGGCACCCCAGCCAACAACCACCGAGGCGACCAAAGAGACGCAAAGCACGAGCCAAGATGAGACTACATCGGCAAATAGGACTACCTTTCAGACCAGTACTTCGTCTGCTATGTCTTCGGACTCATCTTCCGTATCCTCCCAAGGCAAGGCGGGACTGGAAAGCTCGGATGTCACTGGGTCTTCTGCGTCGGCATCCGCAACTGCAGTTTCGGGATCAGAAGGGCTCTCTGGAGGTGCGAAAGCCGGCATTGCTATCGGTGTGATATTGGCGGTCGGCTTGGTTGCAGGTCTCGTCCTTCTCTGGGtgcgaaagaagaaacaggaaCAGAAAATTCAAAAGGAAGTAGCCGAAGATGAGAAGTTCTGGGGTTCAGATCCTGTCgcgccaccacctcctcctccgaagCCCGAGCCGAAGAGTTCCCTGGAACCACCTCAACTCCAAGTCCGTCCAGTCACACAGTTTGCGCCATTCGCATCAGAATTcagtgctggtgctggctCTGGGGGCCCCTCTACGGTTGCTGCCGACGCTGCCGTCGCCTCCGGAGCAGTCGTTGCTTCAGGTGCAGCTGGCACACGTAACCTGACTGGAAATACCTCGCCGGTTCACACACCACAATCAAGTACCGCTAGTGCAAACCCCTTCAACGATccaatcaatccattcaATCACCCTTCCGAGGTCTCCCCGCCTTCTACGTCCCACGGCTCCGTTACACAGCTTGGCTCCGTCCCAGAAGAATCTGCGGCTGCTGATCCCGCTGCAGAAACAGCCACGGCAACCGGAATCGCTGTGACTGGTGTTGTAGCTGGTGCTGCTGTGGCCGCGGTTGCAGCCTCCAGCGCGTCAGATAAGGAGTTGCCCATTCGTCCTGAAAGTTCTATATCCAGCGTCTCATCTGAATCCAATTCCACCAATACTGGCCCAGATGGTCCTTCTAATGCCAATGCGGCCCCGGCTTCAGCTGCCCCTGCTGTCTCTCCTGTTCATTCAACTGAAGCGGCTGGACCAGTTCCAGTTCCGGTTCCAGTTCCAGTTCCCgcttctgctcctgctcctgctcctgcccCATCCAATGTGCATCGCGTGCACTTGGATTTTGCCCCTTCAATGGCCGATGAACTGGAGCTACATGCTGGGGATCTCGTCAGACTCCTGCACGAGTACGACGATGGATGGGCTCTTTGTACTCGTATGGACCGCTCTCAACAAGGTGTTGTCCCTCGCTCATGTCTTTCCTCGCGTCCTTTGATGCCCCGGATGGGCCCGCCCCCGGGTGCTGCCCCTGGACCCCGAGGCCCTAATAGCCCCATGCCGGCTGGAAACATGATGCCGGCTGGAAACATGATGCCGATGCCACGCTTTTATCCTCAAGAAGGTCGTCCAATGTCACCGGCTCGCCCAATGTCACCGGCTCGCCCAATGTCACCGGCTCGCCCAATGTCGCCGGCTCGTCCGATGTCGCCGGCTCGTCCGATGTCGCCAGCCCGCCCAATGCCTCCCGCTCACCCTGGTTACGCCGGTCctccgcagccgcagccgtaTACTCAGCGTCCTATGTCTCCGGCGCAGTTCCCACAACCTCCAAGATCTTTCTCTCCCGGTCCCGGTCCGATGGTTCCTAGGTCTCTGAGCCCTGGGCCCTACGGACCCCCAGGAATGCAAGGTCCCCGCATGCCAGTCAACCAACGGATGCGTAGCAACAGCACAGGAGGTGTGGCTGGAGCGAACGCTCGAATGACAGGACTATCCGGACCGAGTCCTCTCGGAACTCCGCTCGGCCCAACTTCCATGCATCTAGCATCCCTGCATCCATCAGTCAACGCTGCACCAGCTTCGGCCACCATTGAGACAGTCGCCCCTGAACATAGCCATGAGTGA
- a CDS encoding OPT family oligopeptide transporter (COG:P;~EggNog:ENOG410PHAB;~InterPro:IPR004813;~PFAM:PF03169;~TransMembrane:14 (i60-77o83-103i115-138o171-189i278-296o302-324i336-353o373-395i478-497o503-524i596-617o651-672i692-723o781-802i);~go_process: GO:0055085 - transmembrane transport [Evidence IEA]): MNYQSITMAGNASNSDRQEDGAVRDGSPLTSSVDFGDRTAFTDNSRSSATSPQSFTTRSLLVGLLIGALITFSNTYFGLQTGWISTMAMPSALIGFSVFKVFSKYLSYPFTPIENVLIQTVAGAVGTMPLGCGFVGVIPALEFLIKDGEDGPSGDGGTGEGGPLKLNFWKLVLWSLGVCLFGVVFAVPLRKEVIVREKLKFPSGTASALMLRVLHGSGQGDEKSKKRVTDVEGVIRREERSYASTLVHEPEETGVLLGNASSGDDSNVQEDWRSKMRLLVGAFVVSGIYTLFSYFVPQVRDIPILGLYLAKNWLWTLNPSPAYVGQGIIMGPSTCMHMLFGAFLGWGVLSPLAKARGWAPGPVDSWEDGSKAWIVWISLAIMLADSLVSLGWLVVRPLIPRASNMKDKLLHSRSGRRVLSGGSTTSNHHSYISYSALSPITEVSSVPSHTVPSIGRHSAVDDADEDAPPSQLISNRTVIILLPLTLILNVVCMHFVFGDIMSPLLSSLATLLAVLLSIMGVRALGETDLNPVSGISKLTQLLFSLATPASHFSRRTALVTNLLAGAVSESGALQAGDMMQDLKTGHLLGASPKAQFYGQMIGSLVGAVLSTAVYKMYVNVYEVPGPMFQTPTAYVWIFTARLVTGQGLPPMAWQASLVAGIIFVAITILRIVASSPIANGGRRDVSAPWKDFIPGGIAVAVGIFNVPSFTLARAIGGLIAWWWARRHSNKVAGGGPDPSTDDIQTNLSDSWTAEGRAGSSTGLHNQQQAAAKEADSASSSVVVLASGLILGEGIISIVNLLLASGGVPHL, from the exons ATGAACTACCaatccatcaccatggcagGCAATGCCTCCAACAGCGACCGTCAAGAGGATGGGGCAGTCCGAGATGGCTCCCCGCTAACGTCCTCCGTCGACTTTGGTGACCGGACAGCCTTCACCGATAATTCTCGCTCCTCCGCAACCTCCCCGCAAAGCTTCACCACGCGATCCCTGCTCGTCGGCCTTCTTATCGGCGCTCTCATTACCTTCTCCAACACATACTTTGGACTACAGACAGGATGGATCAGCACCATGGCCATGCCATCTGCCCTAATcggcttctccgtcttcaAGGTCTTCTCCAAATACCTGTCGTATCCATTCACACCCATCGAGAACGTCCTCATACAAACAGTAGCAGGGGCGGTGGGGACCATGCCGCTGGGCTGTGGGTTCGTCGGGGTCATCCCGGCATTGGAATTTCTGATCaaagatggcgaagatggcCCGTCGGGAGATGGTGGTACCGGCGAAGGCGGACCTCTGAAGCTGAACTTTTGGAAGCTCGTCCTCTGGAGCTTGGGGGTCTGCCTATTCGGCGTCGTTTTCGCCGTCCCACTGAGGAAGGAGGTGATCGTTCGGGAAAAGTTGAAGTTCCCGAGTGGGACAGCCTCAGCCTTGATGCTGAGGGTGCTGCACGGAAGTGGCCAGGGCGAcgagaagtcgaagaagcggGTGACTGATGTTGAGGGTGTCATACGGCGTGAGGAGAGATCCTACGCATCGACTTTGGTGCATGAACCCGAGGAAACCGGCGTTCTGCTGGGCAACGCCAGCTCTGGTGATGATAGCAATGTCCAAGAGGACTGGAGGTCCAAGATGCGTCTCTTAGTGGGCGCCTTCGTGGTGTCCGGAATTTAT ACCCTTTTCTCCTATTTCGTCCCCCAAGTCCGCGATATTCCTATTCTAGGACTTTATCTGGCTAAGAATTGGCTCTGGACCCTGAATCCGTCGCCCGCATATGTTGGCCAGGGCATTATCATGGGCCCCTCAACCTGTATGCATATGCTCTTCGGTGCATTCTTGGGTTGGGGTGTTCTTTCGCCACTTGCAAAGGCTCGCGGATGGGCCCCGGGGCCTGTGGACAGttgggaagatggaagtaAGGCTTGGATCGTCTGGATCTCACTGGCCATTATGCTTGCCGACTCTCTTGTCAGtcttggctggctggttgtGAGGCCTCTAATACCCCGTGCTTCGAATATGAAAGACAAGCTCCTCCACAGCCGCTCTGGACGGAGGGTTCTATCTGGAGGCTCGACAACCTCCAATCATCACTCGTATATATCCTATTCCGCTCTGAGTCCCATCACTGAGGTGTCTTCTGTGCCGAGCCATACTGTCCCTAGTATTGGGAGACACAGCGCCGTTGATGatgcggatgaagatgcgcCTCCATCTCAGCTTATATCCAACCGAACAGTCATCATACTCCTCCCTCTAACTTTGATTCTCAACGTCGTCTGCATGCACTTCGTATTTGGCGACATAATGTCTCCACTGCTTTCCAGCCTTGCCACCCTGCTGGCAGTCCTCCTTTCCATCATGGGCGTCCGCGCCCTTGGGGAAACAGACTTGAACCCCGTCTCCGGAATCAGCAAACTAACCCAGTTGCTCTTCTCCCTGGCTACACCCGCCTCCCATTTTTCCCGCCGTACCGCCTTAGTCaccaacctcctcgccgGTGCCGTATCCGAGTCCGGTGCCCTTCAAGCCGGAGACATGATGCAGGATCTCAAAACCGGACATCTCCTTGGTGCCAGCCCCAAGGCCCAATTCTACGGCCAAATGATCGGCAGTCTCGTCGGCGCCGTGCTCTCCACTGCCGTCTACAAAATGTACGTGAACGTATACGAAGTCCCCGGTCCTATGTTCCAGACTCCCACCGCATACGTCTGGATCTTCACAGCCCGCTTAGTCACCGGTCAAGGCCTCCCTCCGATGGCGTGGCAAGCATCTCTTGTCGCCGGAATCATCTTCGtagccatcaccatcctccgcatTGTCGCCTCATCGCCGATCGCCAACGGCGGCCGCAGAGATGTCTCCGCCCCCTGGAAGGATTTTATTCCCGGCGGTATTGCCGTAGCGGTGGGGATTTTCAACGTTCCGTCCTTCACTTTAGCCCGTGCCATCGGCGGCTTAATTGCCTGGTGGTGGGCCCGGCGACATTCTAACAAAGTCGCCGGCGGCGGGCCGGACCCGAGCACCGACGACATCCAAACAAATTTGTCCGACTCATGGACGGCCGAAGGGCGTGCGGGATCCTCAACCGGGCTTCATAACCAGCAGCAGGCAGCTGCTAAAGAGGCGGATTCCGCCTCTTCGTCTGTTGTGGTCCTTGCTTCGGGGTTGATCCTTGGCGAGGGTATTATTAGTATTGTGAACTTGCTTCTGGCAAGTGGCGGGGTTCCGCATCTTTGA
- a CDS encoding putative cell division protein kinase (Ctk1) (COG:T;~EggNog:ENOG410PMUT;~InterPro:IPR036546,IPR008271,IPR036529,IPR000719, IPR011009;~PFAM:PF16987,PF07714,PF00069;~go_function: GO:0003712 - transcription coregulator activity [Evidence IEA];~go_function: GO:0004672 - protein kinase activity [Evidence IEA];~go_function: GO:0005524 - ATP binding [Evidence IEA];~go_process: GO:0006355 - regulation of transcription, DNA-templated [Evidence IEA];~go_process: GO:0006468 - protein phosphorylation [Evidence IEA]): protein MTTPDWRKTLGFTDRLSAIQSLTTAYQRASSSAAFAEAQSQAKRFETEAYDQAASKEEYDRLCQEAIDKAESLGSVAPIISSPDQPQNDTDEDHWEGGQTIGPYQSCLHHFDGLHSMIYKSKNTDGSLVAVKVTIPHMLTPPHDAKREVQLLRDAASPRVVPLLDTFSLDEGRLILVFPFMRYDLEQLLRRDALTAAQTKSHLRDMFSALAHIHKLGIIHRDIKPSNILLDSPEGPAYLADFGITWKEGSKGSEPADQKITDVGTTCYRPPEILFGFKAYGTALDLWAAGCVVAEAVAVGHTQLFDSGPVGSDLSLIQSIFTTLGTPNEKTWPETQSLPDWGKVEFYKYPAKQWDEILRGASTKARSLVSELVRYESGQRLSAEEALKHPYFSSS, encoded by the exons ATGACCACTCCCGACTGGAGAAAAACCCTTGGCTTCACAGATCGATTGTCTGCCATTCAATCGCT TACTACCGCTTATCAGcgagcttcttcctctgctgcgTTCGCTGAAGCTCAGTCTCAAGCGAAGCGCTTCGAAACCGAAGCTTACGATCAAGCTGCATCCAAGGAGGAGTATGACAGGCTATGTCAAGAAGCCATTGACAAAGCAGAGTCTTTGGGATCGGTTGCtcccatcatcagcagcccAGATCAACCTCAGAACGACACCGACGAAGACCACTGGGAAGGGGGCCAAACCATCGGCCCATACCAATCATGTCTCCATCACTTCGATGGCCTCCATTCCATGATCTATAAGTCCAAGAATACCGACGGTAGCTTAGTGGCAGTCAAGGTCACTATACCTCACATGTTAACCCCACCACATGATGCTAAACGTGAGGTTCAACTTCTTCGTGATGCGGCTAGTCCTCGCGTAGTGCCTTTGCTGGACACTTTCAGCCTAGACGAGGGGCGACTAATCCTCGTGTTTCCGTTCATGAGATATGATCTGGAGCAACTACTTCGGCGAGATGCGTTGACTGCGGCGCAGACCAAGTCTCATCTGCGGGATATGTTCAGCGCATTAGCACATATCCACAAGCTGGGAATTATACATCGAGATATCAAGCCTTCCAATATTCTGCTTGATTCTCCTGAAGGACCGGCATATCTTGCAGACTTTGGAATTacatggaaagaaggaagcaaGGGATCTGAGCCTGCGGACCAAAAAATCACAGATGTTGGAACTACCTGTTACCGCCCCCCTGAGATTCTATTCGGCTTCAAGGCATATGGGACTGCTCTTGATCTTTGGGCGGCCGGTTGTGTTGTTGCCGAAGCGGTGGCTGTTGGGCATACGCAATTATTCGACTCGGGACCGGTGGGAAGCGACCTCTCACTCATCCAGTCAATCTTCACGACCCTGGGGACGCCGAATGAAAAGACATGGCCG GAGACCCAGAGTCTACCCGACTGGGGGAAGGTAGAATTCTACAAGTACCCTGCTAAACAATGGGACGAAATCCTTAGAGGGGCTTCTACCAAAGCCCGTAGCCTTGTGAGCGAACTGGTGCGCTATGAGAGCGGTCAGCGGTTGTCCGCAGAAGAG GCCTTGAAACATCCTTATTTCTCGAGTTCCTAA
- a CDS encoding putative phenol 2-monooxygenase (COG:C,H;~EggNog:ENOG410Q22K;~InterPro:IPR036188,IPR002938,IPR036249,IPR038220, IPR012941;~PFAM:PF07976,PF01494;~go_function: GO:0071949 - FAD binding [Evidence IEA]) codes for MTVSTESTTDVLIIGAGPSGLAVAYWMAQYGINARIIDKRSTKIFRGHADGLRGRTLELLDSMGITQRILQEGYHAAGLKYWRPDGKGGLKRAGQLRSTIWKSSPHRMALLSQGRIERFFLDVIRDSSSIDVERGVMGESLTYDESLENDTQAYPITIKLRTLSEEEATPIPNPGITPYRPARDDLEDLAPKRKHEVGTIETVRAKYLIGCDGAHSWTRKQLNIPFEGSHTDHIWGVMDVVPITDFPDIRWPSSIDSPHGHLLVITRENNVVRFYVPLQEEDEITPSFDRSAVTLDMLRERVKSIMSPFSFDFKICHWWAAYQVGRRLAPAVNKGRMYLVGDAVHTHSPKIGLGMNMSIQDGFNLGWKLALVVKEMAPPSILGTYKSERHQLAKMLLEFDQKWAAFFLKQKKKQDQLELEGLPEANPEDIQAMQDVFRENEMFAEGHVSFYKASLIVDKDSTPVAKHLTAGERFPQALICKQADGQPWWTSRLLNSDGRFRVLLLVGDCRLEDQKSRILALNGGLSALQKRFTPPKQKLDSVIEVKAIHSAPLDDVELSDFPPVLHQFDATTGWDFTKVWSDSECFWDEQCKGNAYEIWGVDRSRGAMVALRPDQYIGWIGELDDVAGVTKYFEGFLREPRPEAVL; via the exons ATGACCGTCTCAACTGAATCTACAACCGACGT cctcatcatcggtgCGGGTCCATCGGGTCTAGCTGTTGCTTACTGGATGGCGCAGTATGGCATTAACGCTCGCATCATCGACAAGCGTAGCACGAAAATATTCCGAGGCCACGCAGATGGCCTGAGGGGCCGAACGCTCGAACTACTTGATAGTATGGGGATTACCCAAAGGATCCTGCAAGAAGGATACCACGCAGCAGGTCTGAAGTATTGG AGACCAGACGGAAAAGGGGGTTTGAAGCGCGCTGGACAACTGCGTAGCACAATCTGGAAATCCTCGCCGCATCGCATGGCCTTATTGTCCCAGGGCCGCATCGAACGGTTTTTCCTTGATGTTATCCGGGATTCGTCCAGTATCGACGTTGAAAGAGGCGTTATGGGAGAGTCACTGACCTATGATGAGAGCCTTGAGAATGATACCCAGGCATACCCCATCACGATCAAGCTGAGGACTCtaagtgaggaagaagcaacccCTATCCCTAACCCGGGTATTACGCCCTACCGTCCAGCCCGGGATGACCTGGAGGACCTGGCCCCAAAACGCAAGCACGAGGTTGGGACAATCGAGACGGTTCGGGCCAAGTACCTCATTGGCTGTGATGGGGCGCACAGCTGGACGAGGAAACAGTTGAACATCCCCTTCGAGGGATCCCACACGGATCATATATG GGGAGTTATGGATGTGGTCCCAATCACGGATTTCC CGGACATCCGCTGGCCGTCTTCGATTGACAGTCCGCACGGGCATCTGCTTGTCATCACGAGAGAAAACAATGTGGTGCGCTTCTATGTCCCTTtgcaagaggaagacgagatAACGCCTTCTTTCGATCGGTCGGCGGTGACTCTAGACATGCTCCGCGAAAGAGTGAAGAGCATCATGTCTCCGTTCTCTTTCGACTTCAAGATCTGCCACTGGTGGGCCGCCTATCAG GTCGGTCGGAGACTCGCGCCCGCGGTCAACAAAGGACGTATGTATCTTGTCGGGGATGCCGTCCATACTCACAGCCCTAAAATTGGGTTGGGAATGAACATGAGCATTCAAGACGGCTTCAACCTCGGTTGGAAACTGGCGCTGGTCGTGAAGGAGATGGCGCCTCCTTCGATCCTCGGTACCTACAAGTCAGAGCGTCATCAGCTCGCCAAGATGCTCCTTGAGTTCGACCAGAAATGGGCTGCGTTCTtcctgaagcagaagaaaaagcaggaTCAGCTTGAACTCGAGGGTCTTCCGGAAGCTAACCCAGAAGACATCCAGGCCATGCAAGATGTTTTTCGCGAAAATGAGATGTTCGCCGAGGGCCATGTATCGTTCTACAAGGCGAGCCTCATAGTAGACAAGGACAGTACACCAGTGGCCAAGCACCTGACAGCAGGAGAAAGGTTTCCCCAGGCACTTATTTGCAAGCAAGCAGATGGTCAGCCATGGTGGACTTCACGTCTCCTAAACAGCGATGGCCGTTTTCGGGTTCTGCTTCTGGTCGGAGACTGCCGGCTGGAAGACCAGAAGAGTCGTATATTGGCTCTCAATGGGGGTTTGTCGGCGCTTCAGAAACGCTTCACGCCCCCCAAGCAAAAGCTCGACTCTGTCATCGAGGTCAAGGCAATCCACAGTGCTCCGCTGGATGATGTTGAACTGAGCGACTTCCCCCCAGTTCTGCACCAGTTCGATGCGACCACTGGCTGGGACTTTACCAAGGTCTGGAGTGACAGTGAGTGCTTCTGGGATGAACAGTGCAAAGGCAATGCATATGAGATCTGGGGGGTGGACAGATCAAGGGGTGCCATGGTGGCTTTACGGCCCGATCAGTAcattggatggattggagagCTCGACGACGTGGCCGGCGTGACCAAATACTTTGAAGGATTCCTTCGCGAGCCTCGGCCGGAAGCGGTGCTGTAG
- a CDS encoding D-isomer specific 2-hydroxyacid dehydrogenase family protein (COG:C;~EggNog:ENOG410QEBP;~InterPro:IPR006140,IPR036291,IPR006139;~PFAM:PF03807,PF00389,PF02826;~go_function: GO:0016616 - oxidoreductase activity, acting on the CH-OH group of donors, NAD or NADP as acceptor [Evidence IEA];~go_function: GO:0051287 - NAD binding [Evidence IEA];~go_process: GO:0055114 - oxidation-reduction process [Evidence IEA]): MAPPSSPTDHHIVALQGDFIRIPKFELPAPYTHTTTIYGQTSLSEIHERVHDASILVLSALRIDAEALTPEVTPYLKLIVIVAAGSDCVDLEACRKRGITVSNCPAANTEAVSEHAIGLYFSVRRRVMRAHTLTRAGEWTRKKTLVFDCVNHDGTQPLTCQEEVAGIIGNGAVGKRIAQLARGLGMKVIIAGRKALGDASTPNHANDNVERVSFDEVIRQSTVIFIAVPLAPSTRNLLSTAEFEAMSPHAVLVNVSRGGVMDEVALVRALQENRITGAATDVFEKEPAGLENSALLAEGTEDLNLVLTPHIAWATQKTLINYEQKLKETVEKWMVGEFMNVVT, translated from the exons ATGGCACCTCCCTCGTCGCCTACGGACCACCACATCGTGGCCCTGCAGGGCGATTTTATCAGAATCCCCAAGTTCGAATTACCCGCTCCTTATACTCACACCACAACAATCTACGGACAGACATCGCTCTCCGAAATCCACGAACGGGTACACGATGCCTCTATCTTAGTTCTATCGGCGCTGCGAATTGATGCAGAGGCGCTAACTCCCGAGGTGACCCCGTATCTGAAATTGATCGTGATAGTTGCTGCAGGCAGCGACTGCGTGGATCTCGAAGCATGCAGAAAGAGGGGCATTACTGTGAGCAACTGTCCTGCAGCAAACACCGAAGCTGTCTCCGAGCATGCAATTGGACTTTACTTTTCTGTACGCCGCAGAGTTATGCGCGCGCACACATTGACCCGCGCGGGCGAATGGACCCGGAAGAAGACCCTCGTCTTCGATTGTGTGAATCACGATGGAACGCAACCCCTGACCTgccaggaggaggtggccggAATTATCGGAAATGGCGCTGTCG GAAAGCGGATCGCCCAATTAGCCCGTGGGCTGGGTATGAAGGTTATTATCGCAGGGCGCAAAGCACTTGGTGATGCGAGCACACCGAATCACGCAAACGACAATGTGGAGAGGGTTTCCTTCGACGAGGTGATTAGGCAGAGCACAGTGATCTTCATTGCAGTTCCCCTTGCTCCTTCGACGCGAAATCTGCTATCGACGGCTGAATTCGAGGCCATGTCACCTCATGCGGTTTTGGTCAATGTCTCGAGGGGAGGAGTGATGGATGAAGTGGCACTTGTCCGAGCATTGCAGGAGAACCGCATCACCGGTGCTGCAACTGATGTGTTTGAGAAGGAACCTGCTGGGCTGGAGAACAGTGCTCTGCTGGCTGAAGGCACTGAGGATCTGAATCTGGTTCTGACACCTCATATTGCATGGGCCACACAGAAGACGTTGATCAACTATGAGCAGAAATTGAAGGAGACGGTGGAGAAGTGGATGGTGGGGGAATTCATGAACGTAGTGACATGA